GGGAGATAACCGTGACAATAGTGCAGATAGTCGTTACTGGGGCTTTGTACCAGAAGCGAACTTAGTTGGCAAAGCAGTCGGTATTTGGATTAGCTTTGAGTTTGAACGTGGTGCAAGCAGTGCACTACCTTCATGGATTCCTACAGGTGTGCGTTTTAACCGCATCGGTGGCATAGATTAATATTAATAGAGAGAGCATGGTTACTACTCCAATCTCCAAATTAGAGAAAAAGATCGGCTATAAGTTTAATGATGCTGATCTTTTTCATTTGGCGCTTACTCATCGTAGCGCCAATGGAAAACACAACGAACGTCTTGAATTTCTGGGCGATTCAATTTTAAGTTTTGTCATTGCAGACGATCTTTATCACCGTTTCCCTAAGATTGATGAAGGGGACATGAGCCGCATGCGTGCAACTCTAGTGCGTGGAAAAACGCTAGCGGAACTAGGACGTGAGTTCGTTCTAGGAGATTACTTAAAATTAGGTCCAGGTGAGCTAAAAAGTGGTGGTTTTCGTCGTGACTCAATTCTTGCGGACGCAGTGGAAGCAATCATTGGTGCCGTTTATCTTGATAGCGATGTTGAGGGAGTACGAAGAATTATTCTCTCTTGGTATCAATCTCGTTTAGAGTCGATTGAGCCGGGTGTATCACAAAAAGATCCAAAGACTCGCTTGCAAGAGTGTTTGCAAGGGCGTAAAAAGCCGTTGCCAATCTACACAGTGACTAATATTAAAGGTGAAGCCCATAACCAAGAGTTTACGGTTTCATGTATTTTAGCGGGTGTGGATAAACCTGTTATTGGAATTGGAACCAGTCGCCGCAAGGCAGAACAAGCGGCTGCAGAAATAGCACTGGAGAAAGTAACCAATGGCTGAAGATAACAATGAAATTGATTTGGATGCATATTTTGCTAAAAATAGTGAGAAAAGCGTCTCTACAGAGGATCAACGTTGCGGATTTATTGCGATTGTTGGTCGTCCGAATGTAGGAAAGTCGACTCTACTCAATCATATTCTTGGGCAGAAAATTTCGATCACATCGCGAAAACCGCAAACTACTCGCCATAGAATTATGGGTGTAGAGACAGATGGTGACTTCCAGGCTATCTATATTGATACCCCTGGTTTACATATTGAGGAAAAGCGCGCGATTAACCGATTAATGAATCGAGCAGCAAATAGTTCATTAAGCGATGTTAACTTGGTTCTGTTTTTAGTGGATGGCACACACTGGACTAACGACGATGAGATGGTGTTGAACAAGCTGAAGAAAGCGAATTTCCCCGTTGTTCTTTGCATGAATAAGGTAGATAACGTCAAGGACCGTAACGAAGTTATGCTCCATATGCAGGCGCTATCGGCCAAGATGGATTTCGTTGATGTCGTGCCTATTTCAGCTAAAAATGGTAAGAACACAGACGTACTGCGTAAGCATGTTCGTGAACACTTGCCTCTAGCCGTACACCACTTTCCAGAAGAGTATGTCACCGATCGTTCTCAGCGTTTCATGGCATCAGAAATCGTGCGCGAAAAACTGATGCGTTTTACTGGTGATGAATTACCATATTCCATTACCGTTGAGATAGAGAGATTTGATTACAACCCTGACACGGATGGGTTTCACATCAATGCCTTGATTTTTGTCGAGCGCAGCGGCCAGAAAAAAATGGTCATCGGTAAAGGTGGCGACAAAATAAAGACGATTGGACGTGAAGCTCGTTTAGATATGGAAGAGCTGTTTGGTCGCAAGGTTTATCTAGAAACATGGGTTAAAGTGAAATCTGGCTGGGCCGATGACGAAAGGGCGCTTCGTTCATTG
This portion of the Vibrio sp. VB16 genome encodes:
- the rnc gene encoding ribonuclease III; this encodes MVTTPISKLEKKIGYKFNDADLFHLALTHRSANGKHNERLEFLGDSILSFVIADDLYHRFPKIDEGDMSRMRATLVRGKTLAELGREFVLGDYLKLGPGELKSGGFRRDSILADAVEAIIGAVYLDSDVEGVRRIILSWYQSRLESIEPGVSQKDPKTRLQECLQGRKKPLPIYTVTNIKGEAHNQEFTVSCILAGVDKPVIGIGTSRRKAEQAAAEIALEKVTNG
- the era gene encoding GTPase Era; the encoded protein is MAEDNNEIDLDAYFAKNSEKSVSTEDQRCGFIAIVGRPNVGKSTLLNHILGQKISITSRKPQTTRHRIMGVETDGDFQAIYIDTPGLHIEEKRAINRLMNRAANSSLSDVNLVLFLVDGTHWTNDDEMVLNKLKKANFPVVLCMNKVDNVKDRNEVMLHMQALSAKMDFVDVVPISAKNGKNTDVLRKHVREHLPLAVHHFPEEYVTDRSQRFMASEIVREKLMRFTGDELPYSITVEIERFDYNPDTDGFHINALIFVERSGQKKMVIGKGGDKIKTIGREARLDMEELFGRKVYLETWVKVKSGWADDERALRSLGYMDDL